A genomic stretch from Desulfolutivibrio sulfodismutans DSM 3696 includes:
- a CDS encoding gamma-glutamylcyclotransferase encodes MSPADQRLCAQARSIEPAVVWGRLYHLHAGFPALEVTEGLLLARGTADPLADACRQQEVGTPRFDRPTGDWDLIHGELVTFTDPQRDLPPIDRLEAGTLQLQCGFTGWLRLQMGSELTGSGGASEC; translated from the coding sequence GTGTCCCCGGCTGATCAACGTTTGTGCGCCCAGGCCCGCAGCATCGAACCGGCCGTGGTCTGGGGCAGGCTCTACCATCTCCACGCCGGTTTCCCGGCACTCGAAGTGACGGAAGGTCTGCTCCTGGCCCGGGGCACCGCCGATCCACTGGCGGACGCCTGCAGGCAACAGGAGGTCGGAACGCCACGCTTCGACCGCCCGACCGGCGACTGGGATCTGATCCATGGGGAACTGGTGACCTTCACCGACCCACAGCGCGACCTGCCGCCCATCGACCGGCTGGAAGCCGGAACGCTTCAATTGCAGTGTGGATTTACAGGATGGCTCAGGTTACAAATGGGGAGCGAATTGACCGGGAGTGGCGGGGCTAGTGAGTGTTGA
- a CDS encoding HU family DNA-binding protein: MTKLELIMRVKARLAGDQKTKHVHEASVIGFVLDALGEEGRSVLSAGDEMPLPGLGIVKVKSRAARKGRNPKTGESVAIPAKRTVKLEPGKALREALN, encoded by the coding sequence GTGACCAAACTGGAGTTGATCATGCGAGTCAAGGCGCGCCTGGCGGGGGACCAAAAGACCAAACACGTTCACGAAGCGTCGGTCATCGGTTTTGTGCTGGACGCCCTGGGCGAGGAAGGTCGGTCGGTGCTGTCGGCGGGCGACGAGATGCCCCTGCCCGGCCTGGGCATCGTCAAGGTCAAGTCGCGCGCGGCCAGGAAGGGGCGCAATCCCAAAACCGGCGAATCCGTGGCGATTCCGGCCAAGCGGACGGTGAAGCTTGAGCCGGGCAAGGCCCTGCGGGAAGCGTTGAACTAA
- a CDS encoding Mu transposase C-terminal domain-containing protein, protein MDHRAKQGEWGSRPRQGRGGGREFIAASLPADVRAAIIAHEAQNLPASLNPSEPALSEAQREKALAKADLVRLYVEALTRAPHGNKTAARDGFMTAYHAGGWPRLLALLGRTSWKSIERWKLTSSATGSALRLADTRGGQRTVPKLTERHGQLLLNLARHPNKPCISEVCRMAREAFRAAGLPDCHDVTMRRFLERWSRQNYGEWIFAREGKKAWNDKCCPYIERDYSKIAVGDILVADGHALNFEILDPETGQGRRMELVLWYDMASSYPCGWEILPTENVRSIAAAFRRACMRLGSFPKVAYLDNGKAFRARFFTGIDLSQTGLSGVFTELGVEPLFAWPYHGQSKTIERFFSTFGELERWVPSYVGAGIDSKPPRLMRGEKLHRKVYDASGGRPLTLEEAHTAIAIWFDAYAERPQRGHLKGQAPRDVFEAGRGSGLTDADMQKLRMCMLSKSVRSIDRNGVSLHGKHYYHPLLHHLRHKVLVRYDDQGRDSILIYDEAGKQFICEATPRKSVHPAARILGNAEDQTLLAEEIGLKKTLEHQVTANARQFLSTVVLPETQSRMRLIEAKKAVPAALPAPKAPDVVRIEEGKSSSRAKLAEAPAYVPPAQIPAITTELDRYEYLFNLAVRDGVALREADADWMARYEQTEEYAACARGRYEQLRQVYARRRAIANGGVS, encoded by the coding sequence GTGGATCATCGCGCAAAACAAGGCGAATGGGGCAGTAGGCCTCGCCAAGGGCGCGGTGGGGGACGTGAGTTCATTGCTGCCTCCCTCCCCGCAGACGTCCGCGCGGCCATCATCGCCCATGAGGCCCAGAACCTCCCGGCATCTCTCAACCCGTCCGAACCGGCCCTGAGCGAGGCGCAACGCGAGAAGGCCCTGGCCAAGGCGGACCTTGTGCGGCTGTACGTCGAGGCCCTGACCAGGGCCCCGCACGGAAACAAGACCGCCGCCCGCGATGGATTCATGACCGCCTACCACGCCGGGGGTTGGCCACGGCTGCTGGCCCTGCTCGGCCGCACCTCCTGGAAGAGCATCGAACGTTGGAAACTGACCAGCTCGGCAACCGGTTCCGCCCTGCGGCTGGCGGATACGCGCGGCGGACAACGCACGGTCCCAAAACTCACAGAGCGGCACGGCCAGCTTCTGCTCAATCTGGCCCGGCATCCGAACAAGCCGTGCATCTCCGAGGTGTGCCGGATGGCCCGCGAGGCGTTTCGGGCCGCCGGGCTCCCTGATTGCCACGATGTGACCATGCGCCGGTTCCTGGAACGCTGGTCCCGACAGAACTACGGGGAATGGATCTTTGCCCGCGAGGGCAAGAAGGCCTGGAACGACAAGTGCTGCCCGTACATCGAGCGCGACTATTCCAAGATCGCGGTGGGCGACATCCTGGTGGCCGACGGCCACGCCCTGAATTTCGAGATACTTGACCCCGAGACCGGCCAGGGGCGTCGAATGGAACTGGTCCTCTGGTACGACATGGCCAGCTCCTATCCCTGCGGCTGGGAAATCCTGCCCACGGAAAACGTGCGGTCCATCGCCGCCGCCTTTCGCCGGGCCTGCATGCGGCTCGGGAGTTTCCCCAAGGTCGCCTATCTGGACAACGGAAAGGCCTTCCGGGCGCGTTTTTTTACGGGCATCGACCTTTCCCAGACCGGCCTTTCGGGTGTTTTCACCGAACTTGGCGTGGAACCGCTCTTCGCATGGCCCTACCACGGCCAGTCCAAGACCATCGAACGCTTTTTCTCCACCTTCGGCGAACTGGAACGATGGGTTCCGTCCTATGTCGGCGCCGGGATCGACAGCAAACCGCCGCGACTCATGCGGGGCGAGAAGCTGCACCGCAAGGTGTATGACGCCTCGGGCGGACGCCCCCTGACTCTCGAAGAGGCCCATACGGCCATCGCCATCTGGTTCGACGCCTACGCCGAACGGCCCCAGCGCGGACATCTGAAGGGCCAAGCGCCTCGCGACGTTTTCGAGGCCGGACGCGGATCGGGATTGACGGACGCGGACATGCAAAAGCTGCGCATGTGCATGCTGTCCAAGAGCGTCCGCAGCATCGACCGCAACGGCGTCAGCCTGCACGGGAAGCACTACTACCATCCGCTTTTGCATCATCTGCGGCACAAGGTGCTGGTCAGATACGACGACCAGGGCCGGGATTCCATCCTGATTTACGACGAGGCCGGAAAGCAGTTCATCTGCGAGGCGACGCCGCGCAAAAGCGTGCATCCGGCGGCCCGAATTCTTGGGAATGCCGAGGATCAGACCCTCCTGGCCGAGGAAATCGGCCTGAAGAAAACCCTGGAGCATCAGGTTACGGCCAATGCCCGCCAGTTCCTGTCCACGGTGGTCCTGCCGGAGACGCAATCGCGGATGCGGCTGATCGAGGCCAAAAAGGCCGTCCCTGCGGCCTTGCCTGCCCCGAAAGCCCCGGACGTTGTGCGCATCGAAGAAGGCAAGTCGTCGTCGCGGGCCAAGCTGGCCGAGGCCCCGGCATATGTGCCTCCGGCGCAAATTCCCGCCATCACCACGGAGCTTGATCGCTACGAATACCTTTTCAACCTGGCTGTCCGGGACGGCGTGGCCTTGCGCGAGGCCGACGCCGACTGGATGGCCCGCTACGAGCAGACCGAGGAGTACGCGGCCTGCGCACGCGGCAGATACGAGCAGTTGCGGCAGGTGTACGCGCGCCGCCGCGCCATAGCCAACGGGGGGGTGTCATGA
- a CDS encoding IS3 family transposase (programmed frameshift) has translation MSRHSANEFATVELVNEVQRRRWPLAEKLRIVEESSRPGMSVSYVARKHGIAPNQLFHWRKLMSEGGKVAVQADDQVVSASEARALKKRVRELERLLGKKTMEVEILKEGIKIAREKKTDIAHAVALRGGFPVKRVAEAFDVARSQLSERLATVQITRPSRYSKAQDEVLLPLLREIVDQRLTYGYRRVCALLNRRLVAMGQPRVNHKRVYRIMRLHGLLLARHTGARPERPHEGKVITLRRNLRWCADAFEIGCWNGEKVRVVFALDCCDREVMGFAASTCGISGSMVRDLMLECVEKRFGMSQASHRVEWLTDNGSCFAAKETVEFASWLGMVSRFTPVRSPESNGMAESFVKTFKRDYVYVHDRPDARTVLSQLAAWFEDYNEVHPHKGLRMLSPREFIRVSATAGCPV, from the exons ATGTCCAGACATAGTGCTAACGAGTTCGCCACGGTCGAGTTGGTGAACGAGGTCCAGCGTCGTCGCTGGCCATTGGCGGAGAAGCTTCGGATCGTCGAGGAGTCGTCCCGGCCTGGGATGAGCGTCTCGTACGTGGCCCGCAAGCACGGCATCGCCCCCAACCAGCTCTTCCACTGGAGGAAGCTCATGAGCGAAGGCGGCAAGGTGGCGGTGCAGGCGGACGACCAAGTGGTCAGCGCATCGGAGGCTCGTGCTCTTAAGAAGCGGGTCCGTGAACTGGAACGGCTTCTGGGCAAGAAGACGATGGAGGTGGAAATCCTCAAGGAAGGCATCAAGATCGCGCGCGA GAAAAAAACTGATATCGCGCACGCCGTTGCCCTTCGAGGAGGATTTCCTGTGAAGCGGGTGGCGGAGGCGTTCGACGTGGCCCGCTCGCAACTGTCGGAGCGACTGGCGACCGTCCAGATCACGCGCCCTTCCCGCTATTCCAAGGCCCAGGACGAAGTCCTGCTGCCTTTGCTCCGCGAGATCGTCGACCAGCGACTGACCTACGGCTATCGCCGGGTGTGCGCGCTGCTCAATCGTCGGCTGGTGGCGATGGGCCAGCCTCGGGTAAACCACAAACGCGTCTACCGGATCATGCGGCTTCACGGCCTGCTCTTGGCCAGGCACACGGGCGCCAGGCCAGAGCGGCCGCATGAAGGCAAGGTCATCACCCTGCGGCGCAACCTGCGTTGGTGCGCGGACGCTTTCGAGATCGGCTGTTGGAACGGCGAGAAAGTGCGCGTGGTCTTCGCCCTGGACTGCTGCGACCGCGAGGTCATGGGCTTTGCGGCCTCGACGTGCGGCATCTCGGGCTCGATGGTGCGCGACCTGATGCTCGAATGCGTGGAGAAACGATTCGGCATGAGCCAAGCGTCGCATCGTGTCGAATGGCTCACGGACAATGGCTCCTGCTTCGCGGCCAAGGAAACCGTGGAATTCGCATCCTGGCTGGGGATGGTCAGCCGGTTCACCCCGGTCAGAAGCCCGGAGAGCAACGGCATGGCCGAGAGCTTCGTCAAAACCTTCAAACGCGATTACGTGTACGTCCATGACCGCCCAGATGCCCGGACCGTCCTGAGCCAACTCGCGGCCTGGTTCGAGGACTACAATGAGGTGCACCCCCACAAGGGCCTGCGGATGCTCTCACCAAGAGAGTTCATCCGCGTGTCAGCAACTGCAGGGTGTCCGGTTTAG
- a CDS encoding helix-turn-helix domain-containing protein: MKTFGETIRDLRVAQDLGLRETATKVGISPAYLSRIERGKERPPRPEVIKALAKLLAADPDVLFRLSSSTDPEVVDYLHDQPEVMYLLRYIKEANFTETEIKSLIQTAEDMKVNTH; the protein is encoded by the coding sequence ATGAAAACTTTTGGTGAAACCATCCGCGACCTACGAGTCGCTCAAGACCTCGGGTTGCGCGAAACGGCAACCAAGGTAGGGATTTCCCCTGCATACCTCAGCCGAATAGAGCGTGGCAAGGAGCGACCGCCAAGGCCTGAAGTGATCAAGGCGCTTGCCAAGCTCTTGGCAGCTGATCCTGACGTGCTTTTTCGTTTGTCTTCATCCACGGACCCGGAAGTCGTCGACTACCTTCATGACCAACCAGAGGTCATGTACTTGCTTCGTTACATCAAGGAGGCCAACTTTACCGAAACAGAAATTAAAAGCCTTATCCAGACAGCCGAAGACATGAAGGTCAACACTCACTAG
- a CDS encoding phage protein GemA/Gp16 family protein, whose amino-acid sequence MSEQALRKEAPVARANFVSCAAIYNMQTCILFGTLLPAAGLSYEQDKEAVLDLFERITRRRASWSKLSLGERNLSLDALAAKLPEHVAVEVPLLPKRLHAWRKGDPANGYERLDIPAGPLARQKRYVVTLWCLLGYEPKRLDARVSKQFGVEKFVWLSDPAALATLAKDLWSRCKRAGIDPEPA is encoded by the coding sequence ATGTCTGAGCAGGCGCTACGTAAGGAAGCTCCGGTCGCACGGGCGAATTTTGTGAGCTGCGCGGCCATCTACAACATGCAGACGTGCATCCTCTTCGGCACGCTGCTCCCGGCCGCCGGACTCTCCTATGAGCAGGACAAGGAAGCGGTCCTGGATCTTTTCGAGCGGATCACGCGCCGCCGCGCCTCCTGGTCAAAGCTCTCCCTGGGCGAACGCAACCTTTCGCTCGACGCCCTGGCCGCCAAGCTGCCCGAGCATGTGGCCGTGGAGGTGCCTCTTTTGCCCAAGCGGCTGCACGCCTGGCGCAAGGGCGATCCGGCAAACGGCTACGAGCGCCTGGACATCCCGGCCGGGCCGTTGGCCCGGCAAAAGCGCTACGTCGTCACCTTGTGGTGCCTGCTCGGCTACGAGCCCAAACGTCTCGACGCCCGGGTGTCCAAACAATTCGGCGTGGAAAAATTCGTGTGGCTGTCCGACCCGGCCGCCCTGGCCACCCTGGCCAAGGACTTGTGGTCCCGCTGCAAGCGGGCAGGCATCGACCCGGAGCCAGCGTGA
- a CDS encoding helix-turn-helix domain-containing protein, translated as MALARLLEAINADSIEQLATALGVSRQAVYHAKTNKKIPPGWFVNIAGKYSLSLDWLVFGSGPKQRSADGPKLSESRQETAQSCPAEDFKMSDMLTKTAEVLESDTIYRTALASNINAFHQAVRNDRILAEMERRVAHLEEMSDAMSRRMEDLEKENQELKRRMEPPGQKQEVGAAG; from the coding sequence ATGGCCCTTGCGCGCCTCCTTGAAGCTATAAACGCTGACTCAATTGAGCAGTTAGCTACCGCGCTTGGCGTAAGCCGCCAAGCCGTCTATCATGCCAAGACAAACAAAAAGATTCCCCCTGGTTGGTTTGTCAACATAGCCGGAAAGTATTCTTTGTCACTTGATTGGCTTGTTTTTGGGAGTGGGCCAAAGCAGCGAAGCGCAGACGGCCCAAAACTGTCAGAGTCACGGCAAGAGACAGCTCAAAGCTGTCCGGCTGAAGACTTTAAGATGTCGGATATGTTGACAAAAACTGCCGAAGTCTTGGAATCGGACACGATCTACCGGACAGCTTTAGCCAGCAATATCAACGCCTTCCATCAGGCCGTCAGAAATGATCGCATCTTGGCGGAAATGGAGAGGCGCGTCGCACATCTCGAGGAGATGAGCGATGCGATGTCGAGACGAATGGAAGACCTCGAAAAGGAAAATCAGGAATTGAAGCGGCGCATGGAGCCACCAGGACAGAAACAGGAGGTGGGTGCGGCGGGGTAA
- a CDS encoding ATP-binding protein, whose product MKSVFIETKNVAAFRRAVLSVEDTGRGQPGFVLAWGQAGRGKTFAARNSHAEHGGVFLSAWEAMSHAAFLSRLHFEATGAKGPHAAHACKVRIIEVLEKRRMQGVATTIYMDEADRLPFGLIEHLRDIHEATGAAVILIGEEELLGLLSQRRRIWSRVTQEVSFVAADDGDIASFAMEAAGLDLTPQATAMIRSTSDGDMRLVRNMVQLLEQAARARETGLVDDTMVAAIQKTKSWRRS is encoded by the coding sequence ATGAAGTCGGTATTTATCGAGACCAAAAACGTGGCCGCATTTCGCCGCGCGGTGCTGTCCGTCGAGGACACCGGGCGCGGCCAGCCCGGATTCGTGCTGGCCTGGGGCCAGGCCGGAAGGGGCAAGACCTTCGCGGCCCGGAACAGCCATGCCGAGCACGGCGGGGTCTTTCTTTCGGCCTGGGAGGCCATGAGCCATGCGGCGTTTCTGTCCCGGCTGCACTTCGAGGCCACCGGAGCCAAGGGGCCCCATGCCGCCCATGCCTGCAAGGTGCGGATCATCGAAGTTCTGGAGAAGCGGCGGATGCAAGGCGTGGCCACCACCATTTACATGGACGAGGCGGACAGGCTGCCGTTCGGCCTGATCGAACACCTGCGGGACATCCACGAGGCCACGGGCGCGGCGGTCATCCTGATCGGCGAGGAGGAACTCCTCGGCCTTCTGTCGCAACGCCGCCGCATCTGGTCACGGGTCACGCAAGAGGTTTCGTTCGTCGCGGCGGACGATGGGGACATCGCCAGCTTCGCCATGGAGGCGGCGGGGCTGGATCTGACGCCCCAGGCCACGGCCATGATCCGCTCCACGTCCGACGGCGACATGCGTCTGGTGCGCAACATGGTGCAGCTCCTGGAACAGGCGGCCAGGGCGCGGGAGACGGGTCTGGTCGACGACACCATGGTCGCGGCGATCCAGAAGACGAAATCCTGGAGGCGGTCATGA
- a CDS encoding host-nuclease inhibitor Gam family protein, with amino-acid sequence MMEKQAILDQGEELLGRLARAETERDAVAAEYARALESLKAVYAGKLQPLVEKVKALGKDIPRFAKKHHTTIFKESDLVTLPSGELRYEESRVVVHGRSVTVEVLRELGYLDGIHVEESVDWDVLDGWSDEKLLAAGTTRKDVKAYTWELKREEQS; translated from the coding sequence ATGATGGAAAAGCAGGCGATACTGGACCAGGGCGAAGAGCTGCTTGGCAGGCTGGCCAGGGCCGAGACGGAACGGGACGCCGTGGCGGCGGAATACGCCAGGGCGCTTGAGAGCCTGAAGGCGGTGTATGCCGGGAAACTTCAGCCGCTTGTCGAGAAGGTCAAGGCCCTGGGCAAGGACATCCCCCGGTTTGCCAAGAAACACCACACCACGATTTTCAAGGAGTCCGATCTGGTGACGCTGCCCTCGGGGGAGCTGCGCTATGAGGAGTCGCGGGTCGTGGTCCACGGCCGGTCGGTCACGGTCGAGGTGCTGCGGGAGCTTGGCTACCTGGACGGCATCCATGTTGAAGAGTCTGTGGATTGGGACGTCCTGGACGGATGGTCGGATGAAAAGCTCCTGGCGGCCGGGACCACTCGCAAGGACGTCAAGGCATACACCTGGGAACTGAAACGGGAGGAACAGTCGTGA
- a CDS encoding host nuclease inhibitor protein codes for MAVAYCFTNGVVRINETCPDGALPIASGDACQLQRAVRDLAVHAWDGVIMLVPNLALAQDDSAKVAAVLDFSRRVEQSLRREQ; via the coding sequence ATGGCCGTCGCATATTGCTTCACCAACGGAGTGGTTCGCATCAACGAGACGTGCCCGGACGGTGCGCTCCCAATAGCTAGTGGCGATGCGTGTCAACTCCAGCGTGCCGTCCGTGATCTTGCGGTGCATGCATGGGATGGCGTGATTATGCTCGTTCCAAACCTTGCCTTGGCACAGGATGATAGTGCGAAAGTGGCCGCTGTGCTGGATTTCTCACGGCGCGTCGAACAAAGCCTGCGCCGGGAGCAGTAG
- the mads1 gene encoding methylation-associated defense system helix-turn-helix domain-containing protein MAD1 codes for MSNDEILKLKDIAALLKVGEKTVYSMAQTGGLPAFKVRGQWRFSRKDIDAWIEQQKHKNQDFYQEDQ; via the coding sequence ATGAGCAATGATGAGATTCTGAAACTGAAGGACATCGCAGCCTTACTCAAGGTCGGCGAAAAGACAGTCTATTCCATGGCCCAGACTGGAGGACTACCTGCTTTCAAGGTCCGAGGGCAGTGGCGATTCTCCCGAAAGGACATCGACGCATGGATAGAACAGCAAAAACATAAAAACCAAGATTTCTACCAGGAAGACCAATAA
- the mads2 gene encoding methylation-associated defense system DNA methyltransferase MAD2, whose translation MVIMNNTQAVNTIPAGYTLDYVSGKPIKETKKELVRQRVARALIHEYGFSPEDMELDFSIGGRKKVDIAIFHHGKEHKVENLGRAVICRQEPNVGKNAMRIRDFEQAATDLDEIETIMREVDAVQYGLWTNGLEFFFVEKEQKRFETKCNPIGDWPMAEESVGTKEVISDAHTRVADNEMLKITFRRCHNFIHGNEGMPKDAAFWQFLYLIFCKMHDENLRTKQRQAWRRRFWAGPKEQFEEQGRKLIRLRIEELFNEVKKQYKNIFRGNEEITLSDRALAFIVSELAKYDFTRTDVDAKGVAYQELVGVNLRGDRGQYFTPRGVVKLAIEMLDPKESETLLDPACGTGGFLVATLGHMLKKFRQDQNTQAENEDTTEFLNVHERLKEYAAANVFGADFDPFLIRASQMNMVLAGDGRGHIYNINSLEFPLGHLADLPTAKEDIPLGSVDIIATNPPFGSDIPITDKHILEQYELAHIWEQDGEGGFRNTGVLKGSVAPEILFIERCIKWLKPGKGRMGIVLPDGVLGNPAAEYIRWWIMRETQVLASVDLPVEAFVAEANVNILTSLLFLRRKDDREKHREALGGAEEYPVFMAVADKVGFDRRGNKLYKRTPDGEEIVEPKQHTERIRIGGRFVERTLTRSEKIEDNDLPVIAEKYREFLVEHDYA comes from the coding sequence ATGGTCATTATGAATAATACACAGGCCGTGAACACCATCCCGGCGGGATACACTCTTGACTACGTTTCCGGTAAGCCGATCAAAGAAACGAAGAAGGAGCTGGTCCGGCAGCGGGTAGCTCGCGCCCTAATTCACGAATACGGATTCTCACCGGAAGACATGGAACTGGATTTCTCCATCGGCGGCCGCAAAAAAGTAGATATAGCCATCTTCCACCACGGCAAGGAACACAAGGTCGAGAATCTTGGTCGCGCCGTGATCTGCCGCCAGGAACCGAACGTCGGCAAGAATGCCATGCGCATCCGTGACTTCGAACAGGCCGCCACGGACCTTGATGAGATTGAGACCATCATGCGGGAGGTCGATGCGGTTCAGTACGGCCTGTGGACCAACGGCCTGGAGTTCTTCTTTGTCGAGAAGGAGCAAAAGCGCTTCGAAACTAAGTGCAATCCCATTGGCGACTGGCCGATGGCCGAAGAGTCGGTTGGCACCAAGGAGGTCATCTCCGACGCCCATACCCGTGTCGCCGACAATGAGATGCTCAAGATCACTTTTCGCCGCTGCCACAATTTCATCCACGGCAACGAGGGCATGCCCAAAGATGCCGCATTCTGGCAGTTCCTCTATCTGATTTTTTGCAAGATGCACGACGAGAATTTGCGTACCAAACAACGTCAAGCTTGGCGTCGCCGATTCTGGGCTGGTCCCAAGGAGCAGTTCGAGGAACAGGGCCGCAAATTGATCCGTCTCCGGATCGAGGAACTCTTCAACGAGGTTAAAAAGCAGTACAAGAACATTTTCCGGGGCAACGAGGAGATTACCCTCTCCGACCGTGCCCTAGCATTTATCGTGTCTGAACTGGCCAAATACGATTTCACCCGCACAGATGTCGACGCCAAGGGGGTTGCCTACCAGGAACTTGTTGGCGTCAACCTGCGTGGCGATCGTGGTCAGTATTTTACACCCCGTGGTGTTGTTAAACTGGCCATTGAAATGCTCGACCCCAAGGAGAGCGAGACACTGCTGGACCCTGCCTGTGGCACCGGCGGTTTCCTGGTCGCCACCCTGGGGCACATGCTGAAAAAATTTCGCCAAGATCAAAACACCCAGGCAGAAAATGAGGACACCACTGAATTCTTGAATGTCCACGAAAGATTGAAAGAGTATGCCGCTGCAAACGTCTTCGGGGCTGACTTTGATCCTTTCCTTATCCGCGCATCCCAAATGAATATGGTTCTGGCGGGTGATGGCCGTGGCCATATTTACAACATCAACTCTTTGGAGTTTCCGCTGGGGCATCTGGCCGATTTGCCTACCGCAAAGGAGGATATCCCGTTGGGCTCGGTGGATATCATCGCCACCAACCCCCCGTTCGGCTCGGATATCCCTATTACTGACAAGCACATTTTGGAGCAGTACGAACTGGCCCATATCTGGGAACAAGATGGTGAAGGTGGCTTCCGCAATACCGGTGTTCTCAAAGGCAGCGTTGCTCCTGAAATTCTCTTTATCGAACGCTGCATCAAATGGCTAAAGCCCGGCAAGGGCCGCATGGGCATCGTTCTTCCTGATGGGGTTCTCGGCAACCCGGCGGCTGAATATATTCGCTGGTGGATCATGCGCGAAACCCAGGTGCTCGCCTCCGTCGACCTGCCGGTGGAAGCCTTCGTCGCCGAAGCTAATGTGAACATCCTCACCAGCCTACTCTTCCTGCGCCGCAAGGATGACAGGGAGAAGCATCGTGAGGCCTTGGGCGGAGCGGAAGAATACCCGGTTTTCATGGCCGTGGCCGACAAAGTTGGCTTCGACCGACGTGGCAACAAACTCTACAAGCGCACGCCTGACGGCGAAGAGATTGTCGAGCCTAAACAACACACAGAACGCATTCGCATTGGGGGGCGCTTCGTGGAACGGACCCTGACCCGCAGCGAAAAAATCGAAGACAACGATCTCCCGGTTATCGCTGAGAAATACCGCGAGTTCCTTGTGGAGCACGATTATGCTTAA
- a CDS encoding YagK/YfjJ domain-containing protein, translating to MYACGTGTIGSQLMATWTYDELIFQRIIQLLDFYINKHSKALVVRFDLTFPVNYAPVVTNDIISSFTQKIIQKYKRQGLNPYYIWVREQNSSDHPHYHFAILLNGHKIEKFYHVFVNAESLWASTLGTNVSGQVHHCAGNNFYKQFSNGIMIDRSKEDVHMAYNSVVTQLSYLAKAKDKRDYGDPWRNFGMSQLY from the coding sequence ATGTATGCATGTGGCACAGGCACTATAGGCAGTCAGTTGATGGCAACGTGGACATACGATGAATTGATATTTCAAAGAATTATTCAACTTTTAGATTTTTACATTAACAAACATAGCAAGGCATTGGTTGTTAGGTTTGATTTGACATTTCCTGTAAACTATGCACCGGTTGTTACAAATGATATTATTAGTAGCTTCACGCAGAAGATTATTCAAAAGTATAAAAGACAAGGATTAAATCCTTACTATATTTGGGTAAGAGAGCAAAATAGTAGTGACCACCCTCATTACCATTTTGCTATACTGCTTAATGGGCATAAAATTGAAAAATTTTACCACGTATTCGTAAATGCTGAAAGTCTCTGGGCTAGCACGCTGGGTACTAATGTCTCTGGTCAAGTACACCATTGTGCTGGAAATAATTTTTATAAACAATTTAGCAATGGCATCATGATAGATAGAAGCAAAGAAGATGTTCATATGGCATATAATTCTGTTGTTACGCAGCTTTCATATCTCGCTAAAGCGAAAGATAAACGTGACTATGGTGACCCATGGAGAAATTTTGGCATGTCTCAGCTGTATTGA